ttctagtatcccaaaaatccacgcttccgctgcgctactctgataaaacttaaactctagaaggtccttacgtctccttgatcccaattaaattttccttctaattCCTTATttgcaaatcgcaacttaaaaagacccataatgacttagtgctatactattataacctcgaatttcaatttttcttacgatccccaatattaaaagatggataaccatacttatcgtatattactttccttaatttatacccaaaatattcgtcgacttatcatatttcaatcctaaaatcccaaacgcatctgctaacgcttagattttttcaagcctaatatcgattcatccttaaaaacccttgactaacattccttataacacctATAACCATGATATCCCAATGTTGCATacattcttaaaagtctaaatcctcaaaattcttatcatttaacatattcaattctcacttattgctaaactagttcccacttccgtaataattgcaaaatcaattcttaattttctcaaaaattatcttaattgatccttaatttcgaaaatcctacgattaacccataagttctcgGTATTCTTAACTCActtctacgggtttcccataacataaatttcaaaaatttttaaacttattcacccaaaaatcaattcctataaccaatcttatctttcatcaaacttaaaatcccaatttatatattttctaatTCCCAAAGTCTTTGCAATCCTAGAATAATTATTCCTcatgtctaattcccaaaaattaattagaatagtaaccataaatcataaatattttcttaagaaATCTACGTATCCCAAAAATATTCATACAATtctcgattaacttatagcccaaaaagtaaaacgtcaatactaaaacccaaaaaataaacatagtccaattccaccacacaaccaacatgcgttaaaatcaaataatttcttatttcatatcgtatcacatataaattctaaagcatataaaacatatattatcataaagctattaaacattagacataaacatataagtcatgtacttatgcaggtaacataataaaatcatataaagcatgtaaacttacaaattgaggcttgacgactgatctttctggcgctgatggtggcacaaccctttacagaaccattgctctgataccaactgaaacgtctgccctttttatttctttaaaggtactagaaatttttttttttttataaacactcaatttttcgaccatgtacctttctcacatgaaaaattttttattaaaatattttttattcttttaaaataaaataccaaccatctagcattttaaaatcaagtgcaatagtcataaaatgaaatcgtcaactgttgtACCAAAcataaaaagcaataagtttgaaaagaatagcccattcaaaacctctcaaaaatctctcaaaaagcataaataattagtcttaaaaatctttaacataaatcatgagtcaaaagtcgtaaatgcggaataatagaagcgctggtcctcgggttgtgtgcaccgacagtccagtaggatcatccatcaagacctccatcaaactcatcttcatccatcacacctagtgagtctaaagactcaacacaccatcatctttatagcaaataatatatataaaaccacaagtaacagtgaaaatacttttaggtaaaaataacatttcacgATATGCATAAATAACCTTAATTTTTTTCCTTATCATGATATAAAAgcattttaacatgatcataaacattttctttttccttttcctttgttgaattcagatcgttaattgtgactttcctcaacatgacatgaaaatcgatggatccatctacatataaccacagtactgggcgacggagacattagcgacactctcaccggtcgactgagccttggcctatcatgatcgaatagaaatacgatcgtcggggttccctcgggggtcttttcccataaatgggttccctctgggtccttttcccctcacgatattctcattcttaccgttaccacaaaaccgttaccacatattcgcaatgatggaaacacgatcgtcgggctcccactgggaccaaaaccctcacgacgtcgccaccattaacgaattagtcacaatcacttcacatccttcaacatttttcattcacatcacttagaaaaatcatgaataacattacatttttcatttttgaaaccaagcatgcaacacgtcttttaaatgtcaaccttaaatcataaaaatcccttagacatttaaaaatcataatttaatcatgaacatttcataaaaatttaaaaataatcataatatcataaaaatagcatttagggcactgccatgacgtttactaatttctaggtgtaaaaagactgttttacccctagactcgacattttacgatttcgacttttttacgttatttcatgactctaacatgtcccaaataattatttaagccttcccataattttatttagcttaaatcgagtacttttaaattaatctttaaataagacgcaTTAACacattttaatctcgaattaaaccaaaccttaatataaaattctcaaattttaaacataacatttttatgatttattctactatttcaagtcatgagccacacccgtggacccatggctcaatttttttgttctttaattttcgttttttgaCCCATCGACGATCACGCCGAGCCATCTCcaaatttactcgagccacacccgagcaaccttgaaccaaaacctagccaactcatCTATGAATCCTACTGACCAGCCCCAAGCCCAAGAACTAGCCCCTGGACCACGTTTAAGCTCCTGCACCCTGAACCATGTTACATGCGTGTGTGCAGGTGGAGAGTTATAGCTATTCTAGGACTCCTACTTGCCTTAGGACTCATcaagcccttaaccaccgagcccacctgaccctaaccttccctggaccacgccctgaccaagcccagaccaacccaagcccccAGACCCGAGTAGCGAACTCTTGAAGCTTGACAGCACCTCACGCCCACCCTTGCTGCCATGCACCTTCCTTTTGTTTCTTGAACCAGCAGCCAACCCAGCGGTCCCAGCCCCTGGCCCGACCCTTGcccatcatcctaggaccctaaggacctagcctaACCCAGCTCAGACCCCTTGGCCGAGCCCCTCTCTTCTTGCACAACCTGCGCCACTCTCCCTAaactctcgggtgggagtcctagcaagctaggactccttccccagcccttggctcgagtcctagcacagctaggactccacccttGACCCCTCACAGACCCTGGCTAAGCCCTGACTCAAGCCAAGACTCACCCAACCTTTAACCATGAAAACCGAAACACCTAAACCTCACTTGACAGAATTTGTTCCATCTTTTGTTTCCTTGATGTGCAGTGTTTTGTGTGTGTCTAGGACCCTTTTataacatgtaaaaacatcgcTTGGATCATATCTTAACATCATGGCAGTCCCTTACGTGCATAGAACAAGTTTTTGGATCACAACTCATGAATTTAATACATGTATGAGCAATATTCCGAAAATAATCAAAagaatttcatgtttttcatgcacgcgatatttaaaacgatactacgatgtgatagatgagaaaagaagatgtatggcgttcctttgcgttttaaacgcacgattattcgttgacgaagtcgaagaacggggcaagacctttggcttgaatctcccttggcaaattctcgatttttcctcttgaattgttgtgtgtgccgtgtcaATGTGTTGGGGAGAATTTCAGAATTTGTGAAGTGTGTGGCCGTGTGGTTGGatgcaaagtgtagggtttaggtgctttaatatattaaatacactaattaaatagttaattaggctttaggcctattaagggGTTTAATTAGGcacattagtcttaattaaaatattaaaataattttggtaaaataagtttgtgaatttaatagccgggttgccaagaagttcgcatttttgttaaaaaacccaacaccgataaaatttacgtcccggcgtataaaaccacatccaaactccttattttcaaaaatactaaaaagtatCGACCATATTttacataattaaaaataattatttaataaaaatattttctcggtccccgttcctcgatcgtcacttgaatattcattaaaaatacaatttttatgcaatcatgcagaaaaatatattttaaatatgcaagtatgcaaaacataattaattcatgcaattaaaacatttaattaaaatactggagaatttaataattcaaatgcatgtggttcgcgtggacctttaaattttcggggcgttacattgagtttttcgggatgtcctatttacggggaggtcatgccgaaatttttctaggccctgaggtccgttttaaagtatCTTAAACCTTTTTTCCGCTGCAGTTTTAagtcaaaccattattgtttgatcattatttGTCATTACAGTAAATGGGCCTCACATCTTGGCATCAGAGCGTAAACTAGGATACGCTCGAACTAGAGTCTAGGACACTTGAGTCTTGGCACTAAAATGGTTGTTGCGCCTGTTTATGCTACTTGACAACATGCTTATGtgattatatgatttgtttACTTCCATTCTAATTGTTTTGGTGTTTTATCGTATAGAATGGAAGGAGCTGGAGAAATTCCTATTGATGAGATTCCTCTagctcgaggtcgaggtcgtggacgtggtagACCTCGTGTCCGTGTTGTTGATGATACTTTTGTTGAGCAAGCTGCTGATCAGCTAGAGCAGATTAGGATGGATGAATTAGTTGCGCGTTTCCATTCTATGCATCCACCTCGATTCAGTGGTTCGGAGGGAGCTGAGAAAGCAGAACTGTGGATTTCTGAGATCGAGgaattgtttgatttgattgagtatccTCCAGAGTGTCGATTGAGATTAGCTGTGCATCAGTTGAAAGATCGTGCTAAAATGTGGTGGTCTACTACATTGATGACTTTAGATGCTCAGAGGATTGTTCCATCGTGAGATATATTCAAGCTGAAATTTAAGGAGTGTTATTGTCCTCCATCATTCTACAGTTCTAAGGCTTAAGAGTTTCATAACTTGAAGCAAGGCGATATGTCAGTTGCGGATTATGCGCATACTTTTTATGCTATGTTGAGAtatgctcctcatgttgctgcGAGTCAGGTTTCCGTCATTGAAAGTTTCATTGAAGGATTGAACGATCATCTGCACCCTTTTGTTTCTACCGGTAAGCCCCTGAATTATCTTGAAGCGGTGGAAATAGCAAAAAGGGCTGAAGCTAGTCTTAAGAGGAGTGGCAATCGAGTGCCTACCCAACATCATCAGTCGGGGAGGCAACAATTTAGTTCATCTGGTTCTGCATCTCTTCGTCCACGTGGAAAACAATTTAAGAAGCCTGGTTCTAGTTCTTCGAGTTCAGGGAACCGTGGTGGATATCGCTATAGTGGACCTTACTGTGATCACTGTGGAGGCAAGCATTCCAGTAACCAGTGTGTTGGAGTTCAAGGAGTTTGTAATAATTGTGGTCGGCCGGGTCATTTTTCTAGAGTTTGTCCTAGTAAAACGGGAAAATCAGCCCAGGCAGGTAGTGGAGCTCAAAGTAATAGAATTCCAACTGCGTCCCAGTCTTCCCATCAGCCTAGTCGCCCTTCGCATCAGAGCAGAGGGCAAGGTGGTCCACAGAATCAGTCATCTGTTCATGTATTTTCCTTGACTGAGGATGAGGCTCAGGCAGCTCCAGGTACTGTCATTTCTGGTAATTGTACTTTATGTGGTTTTATAGCACGAGTGTTAATTGATACCGGAGCATCTCATTCCTTTGTTTCTCATGCATTTGTCATTTCGCATGATCTTCGCACCACTAGTATGAATTCCAATCTATCTGTTGCTACTCCGATGGGAAAAATGATTATCACTGATAATGTGCTGTTCAATGCGGTTTTGTTTCATGAGGAAAATGTTCTATATCTGAATCTCATAGTCCTACCTATgcatgactttgattgtatcgtTGGTATGGATGTTTTGACTGCAAATCGTGCCACTGTTGATTGTTATCGAGGAATAGTTCGTTTCAGGCCTAGCTTTGCTCCTAAATGGAATTTCTATGGCCGTGGTTCTCAAACCAAAATTCCTCTAGTTTCTGCCATTGAGATGAACCGATTGTTAGATTCTGGTCATGAATGTTTTCTGGTTTATGCTGTTGATCTATCGCAAGATGAGTGACGGATTTATGATATTCCTGTAGTCCATGAGTTTCCTGATGTGTTTCCAGAAGAGATTCCTGGTTTTCCACCAGAACGAGAAGTTGAGTTCAGTATCGAATTAATGCCAGGAACGGAACCCATATCTCGAGCACCATATCGTTTAGCTCCTGTTGAGCTAAAAGAACTGAAAGAGCAATTACAAGATTTATTGAGTAAATGTTATATTCGTCCGAGTTcttcaccgtggggtgcacTGATTCTAtatgtcaagaagaaagatggaacgatgcggatgtgtattgattatcggcaactgaataagtttactgtcaagaataaatatccactccctaggattgatgacttatttgagcAGTTGCAAGGTACTTCggtgtattctaagattgatctctGTTCTGGGTACCATCAAGTGCGAGTTAGACAAGAAGATGTGCCGAAAACAGCTTTTCGCACGAGATACggacattttgaatttttggttatgccttttggtttgaccaatgctcctgctgtgtttatggacttgatgaatcgattatttcgtaaatatctcgatcgttttgtgattgtattcatcgatgatattcttgtttattccaAGTCCGAGGAAGAGCATGCCAAACacttgaggatagttcttcgaaTTCTTCAAAAGAAGCAGTTGTACGCCAAGCTatccaagtgtgagttttggttagatAGAGTTGTGTTTCTTGGCCATGTCATATCTCAACATGGTATTTCtgtcgatccaagtaaagtggaagcagtTCTGAATTAGGCACGACCGACCAATGTgccagagattcgtagtttcatgggtttagctggttattaccggagatttatcgaaaatttctcaaagattgctagacctatcactcaactgactcagaaaaatcagagattcatttggtctgatgaatgtgagtcaagttttgtcgggttgaagaagagattgacttcTGCACCAGTTCTTACCATTCCAAGTGGTTCTGGAGGATTTGTTGTTTGTACCGACGCGTCTAATCGAGGTCTaggttgtgttctgatgcagcatggcagAGTAGTGGCCTAtggttctcgtcagttgaaaccgcatgagtctaagtatcctgttcatgacttagaattggctgctattgtttttgctctcaagatttggagacattatttgtttggggaGCAATTTGTaatatattctgatcacaaaagcttgaagtatctgttcTCTCAGTCagatctgaatatgagacagagacgttggatggatcttttgaaagattatgattgtgagatccAGTATCAACCGGGAAAAGTGAATGTcattgccgatgctttgagtcgtAAGGTTGTTGATGTTAATTTATCCTCGATTCATGTTTCAAAGTTACGAGAGGATATTTGCACTTCTGGgttggattttcaaatccaaGGTAATACTGTTTGTGTATCTCAGATTTCTGTTGAGCCAGAGTTGATTCAGATTGTAAAGTCAGCTCAGAAAACTGATGATCAAGTTCTGAAATCTTATGAGTTAGTATCTCAAGGACACCAATCTGGTTTCTCAACTCACTCAGATGATTCTCTTCGGTTGAATGGTAGATTGGTTGTCCCAGATATTCCTGAATTTCGTACAACCATCCTTAAAGAAGCTCATTATACTCGATATAGTATCCACCTAGGAGGAAGAAAAATGTATCATATTCTAAGgcctcagttttggtggaagaatatgaaaaaggatgtggctgagtttgtgtcTCGTTGTATGATCTGTCAGCGAGTCAAATCAGAACGAATGagacctggaggattactgcaTAGTCTTGAGGTTCCTCAGTGGAACTGAGAGCACGTGGCTATGGATTTTTTCACGCATTTGTCACGTACTTCTCGTCATTtcgatgccatttgggtgattgtcgaTAGATTatctaagtcggcacactttaTTCCGTATGAGAGGACGTATTCGTACCAGAAAATGGCTTGTCTGTATATTGAAAATGTTGTGAAACTTCATGGAGTTCCAGTTGCAATAGTCtcagatcgtgaccctagattcacATCAAAGTTTTGGATTAGTTTCTAAAAAGAAATTGGTACACGACTTGCGATGAGTACTGCgtaccatcctcagacagatggtcagacagAGCGTACAATCCAGACACTCGAGGATCTGCTTCGAGCTGTAGTCATGGATTTTAAAGACAGTTGGCAGGAAGCTTTACCACTAGTAGAATTTtcatataacaacagtttccaggtgACTATTGGTAAGGCtccttttgaagctttgtacggcAGACGGTGTCGATCACCTCTTTGTTGGGATGAATTTGGTGAGAAGCAGTTGACTGGACCTGAGATTGTTCAGGAAATGCATGATAAAGTCCAGTTGATTCGTCAAAGAATGAAAGCTGCTCAAGATCGGCAAGCTAGTTATGCTAACTGGCGTCGTCAACCTCTAGATTTTCAAGTTGGAGATTTTGTATTTCTGAGGATCTTTCCGTTTAGAGGTGTTGTTCGTTTTGGCATGAGAGGTAAGTTGTCACCTCGTTTCGTTGGTCCCTACGAGATTGTTGAGCGTATTGGGACTTGCGCTTATCGTTTGGATTTGCCCCAGTCTTTATCTGGCATCCATGATGTTttccatgtttctatgttgcgtAAGTATGAGCCCGATCCGTCTCATGTGAATcagcctgatgaggttgaacttgatccgtCCCTATCGTATATTGAGTATCCTGTTTGTATATTGGATCGTAAAGATAAAGTTTTACGCAATAAAGTTATTCCATTCGTACGTGTTCAGTGGTCGAGGCATGGTGTAGAAGAATCAACGTGAGAAATAGAAGAGAAGATGAGATCATCTTATCCATATTTGTTTGATTCGTATCGTGTGTAAGATGTATGTGTATAAACAGAAATTTCGacgacgaaatttattttaaggggtaGAGAAGTGTAAGGccctgtaattaattatccggtaattttggcataattagaataattattgagttgtaaattaaaataattatttatgccaaataaattcgAGAAGTGTGTtagaaatatgtattttagaatatcgtagaatttaacgatataaaatacatatagagtttaaataacacacaaGAGCAAAATAATTCCAGACTGGGATAATTGggcttgaattattattttagtaatcaaatacacaatatatatatatacatatgcatACACACAACTTTATATTAGGAGGGAAGGAGCAATTGAGAGAAGGAAAGAAAGAACCCATCTTCATTTTCGTCACTTTCAGCACCTTCAAATTGGAGAGGCAATAACTTTGCCGTCCGGTGTCGATATATATACGCTGCCCGGGGTTGGATTTTTAGCCATTTTGATTTAAATTGTTTTCGTCGTTCGAATAGCGTTCTATTGACGTATTTATAGGATAATTGTTGTAGGTTCGGTCATTAGAAATCTTCGAGGTATATTTTGGCGAGCCTATTAATTATGTCGAATTGTTGTGTTTTATTGAAAGATATTATAGTATGGTTGTTATCGTTGGAATTAATCTAAGGATTATCGAGTTGATAATGGTTGGAATGTAAATAATGACGAGAGTGGAATTATTCgacttattttattattttaggcTAAGAGAGTTCAGTTGATCATTCTTGAAGATCGTTTTTGTGATATAGGTATGCTACAGCTCGGTAATatacgacggtaaaacataaattatgtttaattgtcattctgtgttaCATGATCGTGTTTATGATTTGTTGACTGttgtaaattgttaaatgccttcATTGTGATCTATGTATATTATTATGtcatattattggcatttagcatcggacatacagttatgacattcatgttgagccatATCGTTCATGTTAgccattgttgatatccgttgttacctggcactgttgtttatctcgggatcattgtgtggctgataggcctatacacatgagaccgtagatgtgattgaacaatcccgtggttagtgcagctttttgaggtgagcgctgggattgtgtcatctagttcattatgttgtgccatcctgttatagcgtatcagctgtatggaggccgagtcaggggtgttattcagcacagcttggcatacctcgcatacttggcagggcggtttagctgcatgacgatgtagctcccctgtgttgttgctcgagcattattccagttgttatcgtaccgtttgttggctcctgttatcccgGTTATTCattgagcctttcatgcattgcatattacatttcattatatgattatgcatgatttatattattgttgttattgttggactctttcataccagaatcctaacctcgGTTGTTTTACTtggggggctgctgtggttgcttttgggcaccatggtagatctcccgagtcattttgcagcatcaggccgaggttccggcagtggagctcgggatggaggttggattgcttggttctgttcagtggagtctcccagttagtctatatatatgtcttgagtttgtttcagtcttgtattgtattttatttaccggggagatgccccgtgtatctgtagtagtatttggttgtttttgtgatgttctgagtcgactctgtgatatttatgatctggtgagtatttggtaagttctaatttctgtttagtcctggccagtgcggctatagctTGTTTAACCTTGGTTTCGTGTTATGATtctagttggagtatattttgatataaattgatgcttgagtttttcgggatgtcctatttacggggaggtcatgccgaaatttttctaggccctgaggtccgttttaaagtattttaaacctttttccgCTACGGTTTTaaatcaaaccattattgtttgatcattatttgtcattagagtaaatgggcCTCACAAATAAGCATATTCATGGTAACATTATTATTGAAGATATTATACTTggtgaaaattttaaatacaatTTGATTTTCATAAGCCAACTATGCAATCATGGCTACTCAGTTGAGTTTCATAAGTATATTCACATTGTCAAAGATACTTCTGGATGCATTATAGTGATAGGTGACATATGTGAGTTAAGGATCATTAAGCAAACTTAAGTTGTTGAGACAGTTGAGCAAAATGTCGCTCTATCATTTGAACCAGTTGTAAATACTTTAGTTGATAAAGTTGATATTTCCGAACCAAGCCATAAGTTGATCATTTTCCCTAATCCAAAAGCTCATCTGAAAGATAAGGTGTTCAAGGACTTCTCAGACCTAGCAAAAGATGTAAACACGTTGTTCATCAAGATGGAGTCCTTGAAAAAGAAGTGTGCTTCAACATCACAACTATCTAGTTCTTAAAGGCATATATTTTGATCTTGGTTATGTTAAACCCAAGAGGAAAAAAATCATATGAACCATGTACCCAGTAGTGGAGAAGGTTCAGTAGCACAATCCTCAATGACTGTTAAAAACTGTCGATACTATAATTTTaggccagttcagaagagatatagattGGAAAACAAGAAAAACATGAGAAAAAACATCTTAGAGTGCATTttgttaataataatattagatcttttgttgcacaCACTTTTTAGGCTAATCGAAGTACAAAACCTTATAGGAATGTACAAATGTGTGTCTTTAAGGGACTAATAagttttggacccaaatagattgggtacaaGTTACTAGAATTTGTGTATACACGTAAATAAAAGACTTATTGATATCAGAAGATCAAATTGGTATTTAGACAGTGGATACTCAAGAAGAATGTCTGGTCAAGCTAATATACACCATACTGGATTTAACAAGTGAATATATTTCTATTTGCACATACTCAGTTTCATCTGAGTACTAGTTAAGAAGTGCTTTCATGGCTACTGAACATAAGACCAGTTTTGTCTTcggataggttgtgtatctttAGCATCTATTCtaatgaaacagaagacttattcTAAGCATTTACAAGTAAAaatagcttctgattttcaaGCAGTAGTTCCTAATAATCAGTGctcactctttcattctcatTATTTGACTTAATCACCTCGGCTTTAAGATAATTGCATTTATTTCCTTTATTCTTGTAATAATCTTTCTTGGGCTTAGGACAATTTGCAATAAAATTACAAGTCTTTCAACAATTGAAACAGGTCATATCACCATATGGTGACATATTCTTGAAGTTTAGATTGAGCTACTGAAAGCTTCTGTGACTCTTATTCATAAATATTGAcaatttattaacaaataatgatatttatattttctGATTTGTTCAGCAGTCCTTTCTGATATTGtctcagcagcagcagtagtTGAGACAATAGGAACAACATCTGCAGTAGTAAGACATTTAGTTGGCTGACTTGATGAAGGTTGCACCACTTTTTACTTCCAGTTCAAATTTGCAGGCCTTCAAATCTGCAAACAGTTCATTTAT
This window of the Primulina tabacum isolate GXHZ01 chromosome 12, ASM2559414v2, whole genome shotgun sequence genome carries:
- the LOC142520350 gene encoding uncharacterized protein LOC142520350; the encoded protein is MLRYAPHVAASQVSVIESFIEGLNDHLHPFVSTGKPLNYLEAVEIAKRAEASLKRSGNRVPTQHHQSGRQQFSSSGSASLRPRGKQFKKPGSSSSSSGNRGGYRYSGPYCDHCGGKHSSNQCVGVQGVCNNCGRPGHFSRVCPSKTGKSAQAGSGAQSNRIPTASQSSHQPSRPSHQSRGQGGPQNQSSVHVFSLTEDEAQAAPDLPSHFAASGRGSGSGARDGGWIAWFCSVESPS